The genomic DNA GGACCGAATTTTTGGAATTCCCTAATTTTAGGATGATTGACAGTTTTTCGGAATTTCGGGCCTGTTTGGGATTGGgcccaattttattttatttttattttttgcagttCAAGCCTTAATTGTTgggctttttaatttttttgaatttggaaaGAATAAAAGATGCCCACTAGTTTGTGATAGCTTAGATTACAACTGTACATTACAATTTTTAAGTTTCATGAAGTCCAAATTAATTAGCCTCTTTAGTCATTTAATCTCCAAGCTTCTGTAACCCAAGACCCTATTTTTTAGCCCCAAGAATCATAACCAATTGTGACGGTGCTACTGGTGGCACCACCAAAAACATCCCTCCCATAACTGCAATTCTTTGCATCTTCAATCTCCAAACTGTAAGAAAAACGAAGTCCTCTCTCTCCACTCTTAAACCTTCACTGGGTTTTTAGAATGTAAGCAAACATGCCCAAACCCAGAAACCCAGAAAACCCCCAGCCCATTAGTTTTAGGAAAACCTTAAATCACTAGTTTTCCAAAAAAACACAGAATACCCAGAAATACGAAATCCATACCTTTAGCATGTGTTTGACTGTGTGTGGTTTTCTTGTGGCTCAGTGGTTGGCTAGAGTCGAGTCAAAATGGACGAAGAAGGATTCAAGAGAGATGAGCGGATTTGAGGAGAGTGTTGCGGAATGTTGAAGCCTGGAGAGATTGAGAGTGAATGAAAGAGGAGGATCTCTGGGCTCCAACCTAATTTACAATGGATAATTAAGATTATATCGCAACCAATCCAAGCATCCAACGGTCCAAGTaattagtaaattaaaaattaaaaataaataaacaaatatatataaaatatcgATTTGGATTGGGATTCCTAAATCATAACAAAGAGGAGAGTGAATCCCATACCtaaaattttgggatcggttcgaTTTCGggctgtgacatcccacatcgcccaggggagtgatccttatatgtatattctcatccctacctagcacaaggccttttgggagctcactggcttcgagttccatcggaacttcgaagttaagcgagtagcgcgcgagaacactcccatgatgggtgacccattgggaagttccccgtgtgagttcccagaaacaaaaccgtgagggcgtggtcggggcccaaagcggacaatatcgtgctacggtggtggagtgggctcgagttgtggtgggggcccgggccgggatgtgacaatttggtatcaaagcctaaccctggttgtggtgtgccgacgaggacatcgggcccctaaggggggttgattttgacatcccacatcgcccacgggagtgatccttatatgtatattctcatccctacccagcacgaggccttttgggagctcattggcttcaggttccatcggaacttcgaagttgagcaagtagcgcgcaagagcacttctatgatgggtgacccactgggaagttctcgtctgagttcccagaaacaaaaccgtgagggcgtgttcggggcccaaagcggacaatatcgtgctacggtggtggtgCGGGTTCgggttgtggtgggggcccgagcTGGATTCAATTTCGGGACGGTTTGGGATTTTCAGGTATTgttttttttccacccctagtaACACGAGCGCATCAACTCCACAGAGGACATTCAAGCCACAGAAGATACATAAAAGTATGAATACAATGTTCATTTTGGTGCATACATTGCAAGGTTTAAGTCACAAAAACACCGGTAACTACGTAATGGACTCAGGAATCACCTTCGCAATAAGGCGGCCAATGCTTAAAGAAATGCATCTCAAGTTTGGCAGCCGAAAGACAAGATGGAATTAGCTTCGGTGGACCAAGTCCCTACAATTCTCCTTGAGCTAGCCGAAGGGAAGAAGACTTAGACTTTGGCTAGAGAGATCGAGGTAGAGGAATCTGAGAAACAGATCATGTTATTGGTTTAGTTAGGCCAAATGAAAGCACAGATCGAACGTTTCACCAAGAACGCTTGAAAGTTCAGCGTAACAAGTGCCCTCCATTTATTGGTAAAGCTCTGGAATACATGAAACAGTTTTACAGGAAATTTTTGGCCAACGATCTTTATGGTTTACCTAAAGAATGTCAGGACTGTATCAATTTGGCTCTGAACCAGTCATGCGGCCAAGGATGCAATGATCCAAAGGAATTAATTCAGATGTAGTAATCCTAGCCATAATCCAACACATTCGAGAAGCCAAAGTACAAGGTTCAAGGTTGAACCATACGTTCACATAGATGATAAAGAGTTTCCCTTCTCCTTGGAAGACTTGCGATATCTCTGCTCACACTTGCAGGTATTCTTGGCCGTCAATCTATTCGGCCTGATTCTTGGAGTAAATTGAAAGAAATCACTTGTTCACACAAGGTCcagaatattttaaaatttcaaaaccaaTCAACCACAGTTTGAGCTTCTAATTTGTTGAAAATCTCCTTCACaataacaagaaaaataaaatacaagattgatttttatGATTGAGCTTCTTACGATTGCGTTGACGATTTTGGCACTCATTTTCTGGTCATTTTTGTACtagattgaatttttattttctaatactTTTTTTACATTGCATGAGCGaaaaacaaatgtcaaaatCACTAGTCTTGTCATGAAgttttcaccaaattcacctaGTTCGGGATCcgaaccgttgaaatttgatccaacggctacaaacaaaagatccctttaaaagttataataactatAGCCGTTGGATCATCTAACGGTCGAAATCTTGGActaggtggatttggtggaaaggAATCCatagaggatccctttcccccAAAACGCTATGTTATGTATGTCAAAACCACTAGCCTCAAATGAAACCACCAACACGTTTAGAGTATTTTATTCACCGGATACTCTAAATGTGTTGGTGGTGTCATTCTAAATAATAACGGGGACCTTGTTGGTAATTTAATCTGTCATCAACATCACATTCCCTCTCCAGCTTCGATCGAGTTTCTGGCTGCTAGAGAAGGTGCTTGTGGAGTCGTGGAGCTTCAAGCCAATAAGTTCTCCTTGAATGTGACTCCCTGCAAGGTGTCTAAGCCGTTAGCAGCAGCCACCAAGATGCTTCTATCCTCAGCCCATTAATGGACGACACCACATTTTACttttctctttcaatttttcGCATTACACGCTTTGTCAATGTCGCAGCATATAGATTTGTCAAGTTGATTTTGtactttgaatttgaattcattTGCTTTGAAGAACTTTTAGATCTCATTCGTGTTGTTCGTTTGAAAGATTATAATATTTGATTATCAATACAATACTATTCTTTCGCatagaaaacataaaatttaagatCTAATAACTAAAAAGTTAAGAGAATATACTTAGAGCACCATAGAAATTTTATGGTGTTTTATGTATGTAGCATTGGCTCATTCTGCAATTGGTGGAAATTGCCACAACATATAGACAATCACAATGACTCGGTCCAATTCCTTTTAAGCTTTAGATAATGTTAgaaataaatttgtaaacaaaatttgcaaattaaataatgtgtcattaataggaaatgaacacgtttatcaacggTTGAGTAATagttcaatcatcaacttctatgtcatttagtttacactTTAGGTAATGTTAGGGATACTAAATTTGTGAACAAAATTTGCGAAGTAAACgatatgtcaccaataggaaatgaacatgtttatcaatacttaagtaataatcaaatcattaacttccataccatttaattttcaaaattttgtttgctAATTTAATCTCTCGAACTTATCCGCAGGCATTTAGGCTTTGACAAGCTACACTCGTCAATTGCATGCTATAATTTGGTTGCTCATTAGAATAAAGATGGATTAAATGTCAAGACAAATTGTGATGTGTCAtaattttttccattttctaacaaaatacaaataaaaaactgcTTCATCAACCAACCCGAGTCACATCATGTTTGGTGCCATAAACAGATCTACTTTGCAACAACAAAAAGCAAACGAGTATTGTTTGTACTTAGACCTGACAATTTATTACACGACCCGTTAATacgacacgtaaacgacacgaaaataacaggtttcgggtcaacacgataactaatcgggtcattatcgggttaCACGATAATAatccgttaataacgggtccttaacaggtttacacgagagtgacacgcgggtaacatgtttcgacacgataagaaaaatgctattttggtgattttaattttttaaactactaaaaaaaacttactataaaatgcaatagatataatgaatatgtatatattgtttattaattattattctatataaattttaaaatttaagttttatttatttatttatttttatagtatattataggcaaagattgagattaaaaatcataaaacacattaaaaataaaaatatcaagtaatttaaaaatacccaaaacataaaaaaattataataattaatttcccgtctaatatttcaagagtttcatccatttcccacctaatgtttgggaaattttgcaacctatatccatccatttcccgcctaatgtttaacccaaagaaaaaaataaccagctttttttttttttgttttatctcttataacattttaacttgaataaaaataaaatacgtaataaaaaacataaatgtaattttaatattaaatatcatcacatactaattgaaacatagtctaattaacacctaaaatatataaataattaatatatttattccaagTCATCAAAACAATAAGATTCACTAAcgcttaaagtttatttatactttcattaagtataacatcaatgtgtatcccatcaaaatgatgaaagtatgaataaactcttaagtgttagtgaatttatcattttgatgggatacgtatcctacaaaactaatttcaacaatctaaccgtcaaacttgtttatacatgcttcgagatcgcatactccaaaaattgcaaaaaaaaaaacattcagagatgaagtaatgagacaaaacttttcaacggttataaacgaaaaatcacgatttaacggttattttaactccgattttgataattttttacagctacactccttgaccttatatgaatacaatgaatgaattctatcttcaatttaaaatatttacactagtggataccacaaatcttatgttatacttaataaaagtataaataaactcttaagtgttagttaatgtatcgttttgatgggatacacatcctatgaaactaatttcaatgatccaaccgtcaaacttgtttatacatgtttcgagatcgcatacaccaaaaattgcaaaaaataaacattcagagatcaagtaacgagacaaaacttttcgacggttataaatgaaaaatcacgatttaacggttattttaacttaacggttattttaacttagattttgatgattttttacagctacactccttgaccttatataatgaattcgatcttcaatttaaaatatttacactagtggataccaaaaaatcttatgttatacttgatgaaagtataaataaactctttagtgttagtgaatctatcgttttgatgtgatacgcatcctacgaaactaatttcaacgatccaaccgtcaaaacttgtttatatatgcttcgagatcgcatacgccaaaaattacaaaaaacaaacattcagagatcaagtaataagacaaagcttttcgacggttataaacgaaaaatcacgatttaacggttattttaactccgattttgatgatttttttacaattacactccttgaccctaaacaaatacaataaatgaattcgatcttctatttaaaatatttacactagtggataccacaaaatcttatgttatacttgatgaaagtataaataaactctttagtgttagtgaatctatcgttttgatgtgatacgcatcctacgaaactaatttcaacgatccaaccgtcaaacttgtttatatatgcttcgagatcgcatacaccaaaaattacaaaaaacaaacattcagagatcaagtaatgagacaaaactttttgacggttataaacgaaaaatcacgatttaacggttattataactccgattttgatgattttttacaactacactccttgaccctaaatgaatacaatgaatgaattcgatcttcaatttaaaatatttacactagtagataccacaaaatcttatgttatacttgatgaaagtataagtaaactcttaagtgttagtgaatctatcgttttgatgggatacgcatcctacgaaactaatttcaacgatccaaccatcaaacttgtttatatatgcttcaagatcgcatacgccaaaaattgcaaaaaaaaaaaaaaacattcagagatcaagtaataagacaaaactttttgatgGTTATacatgaaaaatcacgatttaacggttattttaactccgattttaatgtttttttacagctacactccttgaccctaaacaaatacaatgaatgaattagatcttcaatttaaaatatttacactagtggataccacaaaatcttatgttatacttaatgaaagtataaataaactcttaagtgttagtgaatctatcattttgatgtgatacgcatcctacgaaactaatttcaacgatccaaccgtcaaacctgtttatatatgcttcgagatcgcatacgccaaaaattgcaaaaaacaaacattcagagatcaagtaatgagacaaaacttttcgatggttataaacgaaaaatcatgatttaatggttattgtaactccgattttgacgattttttacagctacactcattgaccctatatgaatacaatgaatgaattcgatcttcaatttaaaatatttacactagtggataccataaaatcttatgttatacttgatgaaagtataaataagtgtagatttttaaaatcctccaaatctcatgaacaatgttatttatttgagtgaaaaattaataataataagtgtgaaaaatgtaatcactcgtaatgaaaagctttacaactttcattaaggggtcaactccgaaatctagtatgtatatactaatttagtattatgttttacatttttttgggtcaaattatgtttttcttttcatttttattgatttaaaatataattttcttaacgggtaacgggtcggatcatattacctgataatattaacgcgttgatttcgggtcgggtcatattactcGTTTACTTTAACAagtattacacgacacgacccgttaaactatcgggtatgacacgaaaatgacacgaacacgagaaacacgacacgaatgccaggtctattTGTACTCAGTTTTTCACTTTCTATTAgtagtactatttatatttaactgCTTGTATAGATTGGGATTTTCTATggtattttgagtttttgatacTTGGAAttttttaaccgttaaattttaataaataaactaaaacacaaaatttaagGATTTAAAAGTTTGGATAGCTTGTTATAAAATTTCTTGTCATTGAACTACGAGATTGTGTGATATAGAAGTCAGAAGAGGAAAAAACTAATATTATGAAGGCTAAACAGCCAAGAAGAGTACGGATTTGGGCAACTGAGAGTTTTAATTCTAgggctttctttttcttatatatTTGGGAAGGCTCATAAAATTTCTAACTACAAGTTGAACCCTAAAAGGACTCATTTGGCAGACATTCTTCTAGGAGGAGTTACTAATTAACACTTCGACCACACTGTTAAGTCATTTTTGAGTTATTGGGTCTAATAGACTTAACCAAAAAACTACTTTGGGATGTTTAGATGTGGTAAAACATTATACACAAAACCAAGTCTAGGCTGCTATGGAGTGAGCAATATTGTATATGATGTTGTTAAACCATATATATTATAACTCATACTAACTACTACAATtcttctttaaaatatttttgatgtGCATTCTTTAACAAAGAACTTTCTAGAATATGACCGCGATGTGACAAACAATCATTGTGCAGAATTACCGTTAGTCACAACATGCAATATTCAAAATACGATTACATGActtgttaattattattaattagaTTGATATGCGACACGATAAATATGATCGACAATGAATGTTAAATTGAGCATTGTAAGTAAAATTATACTCTAGCTGAAATATAATTCCAGTCAGAACTTTGCTTGGTGTTCTCCTAACCTAACCGGTTGAGGAAATGAGTGCTGAATTATTCGGCTTCATTGGGTTGGCTTACATACCAAGTTTTGGTTCCAAGGCCTACTTGTCAGGTTTGTGTGATTCTTAAAACTAGGTACTTTGAAAAATAGCTCACCAAAAGAAGATACATGAACAAGGAGCAGAATCCAATTAGAACTCATCGGTTCTACAATTATGTTAGCTTGTATGCATGAGCGATTAATGCTAGCGGTCATCATGATTTTAAATATTGTTAGATGTTGATCATCATCATGACCTCTGTTCGAAAATGAGATTGATTGTCACAAATGGAATTGTCAAGGAAGGTGTCTACTTTTTCTATCTTCTGTTGGCCAAAAAAGTGTCTATTTAGAGGAACTAAATCCAGTAACCATTTAAGAATGTGGTTTACTTTAGGTGTGGGAGGATAAGTGCTTTAACGTTGTAGCTCCTTGAGCTTTTACCTATTGTTATAGTAATTCCTTCTTCCGAACTGGCTTATATGCGCGGTTAGATACGACATCATGGAAAAAAACTGTGACAATGACATCATGGAAAAAAACTGTGACAATGACATCATGGAAAAAAACTGTGACATCATGGAAAAAAACTGTGACTAATTTAGGTAAAATTTTTGCAAAAGTTCATTAATGTATATATTACTGCCCATATTGTTAATGAACAGAAGCACGTAAATTGGTAGAGGCTCAAAATTATTACTTGTTTCCAAAGCAACGAAACTAACCTGTATGGATGGTGGGAGTATTATGTCCAATTTTGAACTAACCGTTTTGTTGCTCATTGCAGGAATGCAAAGCAGTCTTCTGGCCCTTCCCGTTGCAAATAGATTTTTCTAAGATGCGCTTGTTGGAGTGCCACCGGCAATTTCTGTGAGTCAATATCTGGGCTTATACaccaattttgttttctttttataccAATTAAATCATGTCATTTAATCTTCACTATTTTACTGTGATCTGCAGACTCTGATCATGCCGTTGATGGGCTTCTCCCTCGTCATGGTTTGGACCAAAAAGAAGGAACTATGACAAAGCACGTCTCAAATTACGGAAGTTGGCTCTGTGATTGTTGATGGCTTGCATATGGAGCTTTTTTTATCAAATCGTATGGAGAACCATATATGTCAAGTTTCAATGATTTTGTACTATCAgagtttttctcattttataCAAACGATAGTAGGGGAGGGAATAAATTGAACTTAGGATTTTGTTCTAGAGGTAAATGCTCTTAACTAGTTGGTTACACATGCCCACCGCTTCTGAAGCGCTAAAATTTGTATCAACTCATTTTATATATCATTCCTAGTGTAATTATTATGAGTTTCTACATTCTGAATAaaatcaatctctctctctctctctctcaatgttAGCAAAAGAGTATGGGAAGAAAATTACAGTAACTATCAATCCAACATCAAATGATCATTAATTCTTCGCTTCTTTACAAATGACAAGTCCCAAATTATGTAATCAGAATCTGAACACTTGAATATTAATGCTCTAAAACTCAATTCTCTCTCCTAACCATGAAAAAGTATCCAAAAGGTTCaccatttttttaaaaagcaaaCCCTCTGCAAATGCAGTTTCCTGGAAAAATCTTACTAATCACTTTCATCAGTGTACAGCCTTTGCATGATCACCTCCAACTCTACCTGAAAGTTCACACATATGTCGTACTCAGACTCCAACTCAGTCTTCAGTATCTGAACCTCTCCTGTTTGTCCCAACTGACCAATAATACTCTTCACATTCTCCATCTGCTCGTCCAATTTTCTTGCAATTTCCCGCAATTCCACCAGCCGTGCATTGCCGCGGTTGGAAGACTCGGCCGGAAAGCTGGAAGTAGAAGACGACGCAGCTGGAATAGCCAGGTCCAAAACAAACCTCTCCAAGTTATCCTGGAACTGCAAAATATCTTCCTTCTTGTTCACCAACTCACCTTTCAGCCTCTGAATCTCTACTTGATCCTGCGTGCTCACCTCAACTACTTCCGTCAACAGACGAATAATGATCACCAGAATCTGTAATTGCGTTGTCAACCTCGTTGCAAACATTGACAGCAGGGATTTGCCGCCGCCAGTGGCAAATACCGGGTTGAAAACAAAATCGTCCTCATTGAAATTCCATCCGCTAAACCCCATATTCTCAGCCCTTAGTTCTCCACATTTTTCCTTGCCCAACAATTCACCCAAACCACTGTTTCTTTTCTTGAACCTCTCCTCAACGCTCTCCAAATGCGGAAGCACAGTCCCCACCAGAAAATCCTTGCCACTGTAGTTGTGGAAAAACGAGTGCTTCAGCAGCGTCTCCGCCGCCGGCCTCTTTTCCGGGTCCCGATCAAGGCAAGAACCGACCAAGTCCTTGAAATCCGCAGAGTACTTCTTGttcttgaaatctttgatgATGTTTTTGTAATCGGAAAACGGGAACCTGTTCTTGACCTTCAGAATCTGCGACTCTAAAAACGGCGGCAGGTCAGACACGGGAGGGCCGCCGAGAGCCAATTCCAGCGCCGTGATCCCAAAAGCCCAGATATCCGCCTTGCATCCACCTCCGTTGGGTGCAACCCAATACGGCGTTGCAGAAGTGTCGTTTGCCCCGGTTGAATGATCGGCGCCGTAGAAAGAAGCAGAGACCCCGAAGTCGGCGAGCTTAACAGACCCATCAGAGTCAACCAAGATGTTTCCGGGTTTGATGTCGCCGTGGACGTGTTCCTGACCATGGAGATACGACATGGCGTTTAGCGTCTCTTCCAGGACAAGAGCAAGGCAGGGCTCTGGTAATCCTTCCGGGAAAGCAGAGGAGGAGATTAGAGAGCCGAAGGCCATGAACGGCATAACCACCCAGAGACGGCGGTCGGCGGTGGTGAAGGAGCAATGGTCGCTGAGAATGTTGGGGTGGGAAAGAGACAGAGTCTTGGTATCGCGTAGCTTGACCTCGAAATCGGCCGT from Pyrus communis chromosome 17, drPyrComm1.1, whole genome shotgun sequence includes the following:
- the LOC137721921 gene encoding serine/threonine-protein kinase BLUS1-like encodes the protein MATSSSHQDNPQKVQFPLDSAAYKDLQEIGSGDNVVVYKAVCVPMNSAIIAIKSVDLNQATADFEVKLRDTKTLSLSHPNILSDHCSFTTADRRLWVVMPFMAFGSLISSSAFPEGLPEPCLALVLEETLNAMSYLHGQEHVHGDIKPGNILVDSDGSVKLADFGVSASFYGADHSTGANDTSATPYWVAPNGGGCKADIWAFGITALELALGGPPVSDLPPFLESQILKVKNRFPFSDYKNIIKDFKNKKYSADFKDLVGSCLDRDPEKRPAAETLLKHSFFHNYSGKDFLVGTVLPHLESVEERFKKRNSGLGELLGKEKCGELRAENMGFSGWNFNEDDFVFNPVFATGGGKSLLSMFATRLTTQLQILVIIIRLLTEVVEVSTQDQVEIQRLKGELVNKKEDILQFQDNLERFVLDLAIPAASSSTSSFPAESSNRGNARLVELREIARKLDEQMENVKSIIGQLGQTGEVQILKTELESEYDICVNFQVELEVIMQRLYTDESD